The Euphorbia lathyris chromosome 2, ddEupLath1.1, whole genome shotgun sequence genome includes a window with the following:
- the LOC136220219 gene encoding plasma membrane ATPase 1-like: MDDDKSIALVAVTKEAVDLENIPLEEVFENLKCTREGLSSDGAKERLDLFGYNKLEEKKESKVLKFLGFMWNPLSWVMEAAAIMAIALAHGGGKPPDYHDFVGIVVLLVINSTISFVEENNAGNAAAALMARLAPKAKVLRDGKWSEEDACVLVPGDIISIKLGDIIPADARLMEGDPLKIDQSALTGESLPVTKNPGDGVYSGSTCKQGEIEAVVIATGVHTFFGKAAHLVENTTHVGHFQQVLTAIGNFCICSIAIGMVIEIIAISIQERGYRTTIDNLLVLLIGGIPIAMPTVLSVTMAIGAHRLSQQGAITKRMTAIEEMAGMDVLCSDKTGTLTLNKLTVDKNMIEVFAKGVDKDLVVLMAARASRLENQDAIDAAIVAMLADPKEARAGIREVHFLPFNPTDKRTALTYIDAAGKMHRVSKGAPEQILNLAYNRTEIANRVHAIIDKFAERGLRSLGIARQEVPACDKDSPGAPWEFVGLLPLFDPPRHDSAETIRRALDLGVSVKMITGDQLAIGKETGRRLGMGTNMYPSSSLIGEGKNEASASIPIDELIEKADGFAGVFPEHKYEIVSRLQARKHICGMTGDGVNDAPALKKADIGIAVADSTDAARSASDIVLTEPGLSVIISAVLTSRAIFQRMKNYTIYAVSITIRIVLGFMLLTVFWKFDFPPFMVLVIAILNDGTIMTISKDRVKPSPLPDSWKLSEIFATGVVLGSYLALMTVIFFWAAYETNFFPKHFHVRDFNQHHFDMKDKDTADKLNQQLASAVYLQVSTISQALIFVTRSRGWSFQERPGLLLVAAFIIAQLVATVISALANWKFAGIRSIGWGWTGVIWLFNLVTYLALDPIKFSVHYALSGQAWGMMVEQRTAFTSRKDFGREAREAAWATEQRTLHGLQSSETKLFAERNNIREMSVMAEEAKRRAEITRMRELHTLKGKVESFAKLRGLDIDAMNQHYTV, from the exons ATGGATGATGATAAATCGATTGCGCTTGTTGCTGTTACCAAGGAAGCTGTTGATCTG GAAAATATACCCCTGGAAGAAGTTTTTGAAAATCTTAAATGTACAAGAGAGGGTTTGAGCTCTGATGGAGCTAAAGAGCGGTTGGATCTGTTTGGGTACAACAAACTTGAAGAGAAAAAG GAAAGCAAAGTATTGAAGTTTCTAGGCTTTATGTGGAATCCTCTGTCATGGGTCATGGAAGCAGCAGCTATTATGGCTATTGCTCTAGCACATGGAGGG GGAAAGCCTCCAGATTATCATGATTTTGTTGGTATAGTAGTTTTACTGGTAATCAACTCCACCATTAGTTTTGTAGAAGAAAACAATGCTGGGAATGCAGCTGCTGCTCTTATGGCTCGATTGGCTCCGAAAGCCAAG GTGCTACGTGATGGAAAGTGGAGCGAGGAAGATGCTTGCGTGTTGGTGCCTGGTGACATTATTAGCATCAAACTTGGTGATATTATTCCTGCTGATGCACGTCTTATGGAAGGCGATCCATTAAAGATTGATCAG TCTGCTCTCACTGGAGAATCTCTTCCAGTGACCAAGAATCCCGGGGATGGAGTATACTCAGGTTCAACGTGCAAGCAAGGTGAAATTGAAGCAGTTGTCATTGCAACTGGTGTTCATACATTTTTTGGGAAGGCAGCTCATCTTGTTGAAAACACTACACATGTTGGGCATTTTCAACAG GTTCTCACAGCAATTGGAAACTTCTGCATATGCTCAATTGCAATTGGAATGGTTATTGAAATCATTGCCATAAGTATTCAAGAGAGGGGATACCGAACTACCATTGATAACTTACTTGTCCTTTTGATTGGTGGAATCCCAATTGCAATGCCAACAGTTCTCTCTGTTACAATGGCAATTGGTGCACATCGCTTATCTCAGCAG GGTGCAATTACGAAGAGAATGACTGCCATCGAGGAAATGGCTGGAATGGATGTTCTTTGCAGTGACAAAACAGGCACATTGACACTTAACAAGCTTACAGTGGACAAAAATATGATTGAG GTTTTTGCCAAAGGCGTTGACAAAGATCTGGTTGTTCTTATGGCTGCAAGAGCCTCAAGGTTGGAAAATCAAGATGCTATTGATGCTGCAATTGTTGCAATGTTGGCAGACCCTAAGGAG GCTCGAGCTGGAATTAGAGAAGTTCACTTCCTTCCATTTAATCCAACTGACAAAAGGACAGCCCTTACATACATAGATGCTGCTGGTAAAATGCATAGAGTTAGCAAAGGTGCACCAGAACAG ATTCTCAATCTGGCATATAACAGAACAGAAATAGCAAATAGAGTACATGCGATAATAGACAAATTTGCAGAGCGTGGACTTAGATCCCTCGGAATTGCCCGCCAG GAAGTCCCTGCTTGCGACAAAGACAGCCCAGGCGCCCCTTGGGAATTCGTTGGGCTTCTTCCTTTATTTGACCCTCCTCGACATGATAGCGCTGAAACAATTAGAAGAGCTCTGGACCTTGGTGTTAGTGTCAAAATGATCACAG GTGACCAACTTGCAATAGGAAAGGAAACTGGAAGGAGGCTTGGAATGGGTACAAATATGTATCCATCTTCATCTCTGATTGGAGAAGGCAAGAATGAGGCATCTGCATCAATTCCAATTGATGAGCTCATTGAGAAAGCTGATGGTTTTGCTGGAGTTTTCCCTG AACACAAGTACGAGATTGTAAGTAGATTACAAGCCAGGAAACATATATGTGGAATGACTGGTGATGGAGTGAACGATGCCCCGGCCTTGAAGAAAGCGGACATAGGAATTGCTGTAGCAGATTCCACAGATGCTGCCAGAAGTGCCTCTGATATAGTTCTAACAGAACCTGGGCTAAGTGTAATCATTAGCGCTGTCTTAACAAGTCGTGCAATCTTCCAAAGAATGAAAAATTACACG ATATATGCAGTGTCTATCACCATCCGTATTGTG CTTGGTTTTATGTTGCTGACTGTCTTCTGGAAATTTGACTTTCCACCTTTCATGGTTCTGGTCATCGCCATTCTTAATGACG GTACTATTATGACCATATCTAAAGACAGAGTCAAGCCTTCTCCCCTTCCAGACAgttggaagctgagtgaaatttTTGCAACTGGTGTTGTCCTTGGTAGTTACCTGGCTCTAATGACAGTCATATTCTTCTGGGCAGCATATGAAACCAACTTCTTTCCA AAACATTTTCATGTCAGGGACTTCAACCAGCATCATTTTGACATGAAAGATAAAGATACTGCTGATAAACTTAACCAACAATTAGCATCAGCAGTGTATCTTCAAGTTAGCACCATTAGCCAGGCGTTGATATTTGTTACACGTTCCAGGGGCTGGTCATTCCAAGAACGTCCAGGCCTTCTGCTTGTTGCTGCCTTCATAATTGCTCAACTG GTTGCAACTGTGATTTCTGCACTTGCAAACTGGAAGTTTGCTGGAATCAGAAGCATTGGGTGGGGCTGGACTGGTGTGATTTGGCTGTTCAATTTAGTTACTTACCTGGCTCTTGATCCTATCAAATTTTCTGTTCACTATGCATTGAGTGGACAAGCCTGGGGTATGATGGTGGAGCAAAGG